In Streptomyces sp. NBC_00091, the following proteins share a genomic window:
- the trpA gene encoding tryptophan synthase subunit alpha, translating to MSTGNLQLLGDTLAKAKSEDRAALVAYLPAGFPTVDGGIEAVKAVIAGGADVVEIGLPHSDPVLDGAVIQTADDIALRGGVKIADVLRTVREAFEATGVPILVMTYWNPIDRYGVERFTAELAAAGGAGCILPDLPVQESALWREHAAKHGLATVFVVAPSSRDERLATITAAGSGFVYAASLMGVTGTRESVGDEAQELVRRTRTTTELPVCVGLGVSNAVQAKQVAGFADGVIVGSAFVKLLLDAPDLPAGLDAVRALAGELAEGVRRS from the coding sequence GTGAGCACCGGAAACCTTCAGCTGCTGGGCGACACCCTCGCCAAGGCCAAGTCCGAGGACCGCGCCGCCCTCGTCGCCTACCTCCCGGCCGGCTTCCCGACCGTCGACGGCGGCATCGAAGCGGTCAAGGCCGTCATCGCGGGCGGCGCCGACGTCGTCGAGATCGGCCTGCCGCACAGCGACCCGGTCCTGGACGGCGCCGTCATCCAGACCGCCGACGACATCGCCCTGCGCGGCGGCGTGAAGATCGCCGACGTGCTGCGCACCGTCCGCGAGGCCTTCGAGGCCACCGGGGTCCCGATCCTGGTCATGACGTACTGGAACCCCATCGACCGCTACGGCGTCGAGCGGTTCACCGCCGAGCTGGCGGCGGCCGGCGGCGCGGGCTGCATCCTGCCCGACCTGCCGGTCCAGGAGTCCGCGCTGTGGCGCGAGCACGCGGCCAAGCACGGTCTGGCGACCGTCTTCGTCGTGGCCCCCAGCAGCCGGGACGAACGCCTGGCGACCATCACCGCCGCCGGTTCCGGTTTCGTCTACGCGGCCTCCCTCATGGGCGTCACCGGCACCCGCGAGTCCGTCGGCGACGAGGCCCAGGAGCTGGTGCGCCGCACCCGCACCACGACCGAGCTGCCCGTCTGCGTGGGCCTGGGCGTCTCCAACGCCGTACAGGCCAAGCAGGTCGCCGGCTTCGCCGACGGTGTGATCGTCGGCTCGGCCTTCGTGAAGCTGCTGCTGGACGCGCCGGACCTGCCCGCCGGGCTGGACGCCGTGCGCGCGTTGGCGGGCGAGCTTGCGGAAGGCGTACGCAGGTCCTGA
- the lgt gene encoding prolipoprotein diacylglyceryl transferase, protein MTLAYIPSPSTGVIHLGPIPLRGYAFCIIIGVFVAVWLGNKRWIARGGKPGTVADIAVWAVPFGLVGGRLYHVITDYQLYFGEGRNWVDAFKIWEGGLGIWGAIALGAVGAWIGCRLRGIPLPAWADALAPGIAIAQACGRWGNWFNQELYGRATDLPWAVKISEGPNRVAGTYHPTFLYESLWCLGVAALVIWADRRFKLGHGRAFAVYVAAYCAGRVWTEYLRVDEAHHIMGMRLNVWTAILCFVLAVVYFVLSAKLRPGREEVVEPVASGGSGEGGADAKAVPAGAEAKADAEPVEGAEGAEAKPTSLTKAAEADKS, encoded by the coding sequence ATGACCCTTGCTTACATCCCCAGTCCGTCGACCGGCGTGATCCATCTCGGACCGATCCCGCTCCGCGGCTACGCGTTCTGCATCATCATCGGCGTCTTCGTCGCCGTCTGGCTCGGCAACAAGCGGTGGATCGCGCGCGGCGGAAAGCCGGGCACGGTCGCGGACATCGCCGTGTGGGCCGTGCCCTTCGGCCTCGTCGGCGGTCGCCTCTACCACGTGATCACCGACTACCAGCTCTACTTCGGCGAGGGCCGCAACTGGGTCGACGCCTTCAAGATCTGGGAGGGCGGCCTCGGCATCTGGGGCGCGATCGCGCTGGGCGCGGTGGGCGCCTGGATCGGCTGCCGCCTGCGCGGGATCCCGCTGCCGGCCTGGGCCGACGCCCTGGCCCCCGGCATCGCCATCGCCCAGGCCTGCGGCCGCTGGGGCAACTGGTTCAACCAGGAGCTGTACGGGCGGGCCACCGACCTGCCCTGGGCGGTGAAGATCAGCGAAGGCCCCAACCGGGTCGCCGGGACCTACCACCCGACCTTCCTGTACGAGTCCCTGTGGTGCCTCGGCGTCGCCGCCCTGGTCATCTGGGCCGACCGGCGCTTCAAGCTCGGGCACGGGCGGGCCTTCGCCGTGTACGTGGCCGCGTACTGCGCCGGGCGCGTCTGGACCGAGTACCTGCGGGTCGACGAGGCGCACCACATCATGGGCATGCGGCTGAACGTGTGGACCGCGATCCTGTGCTTCGTGCTCGCGGTGGTCTACTTCGTGCTCTCGGCGAAGCTGCGGCCGGGGCGCGAGGAGGTCGTGGAGCCGGTTGCCTCCGGCGGTTCCGGTGAGGGCGGCGCGGACGCCAAGGCCGTGCCGGCGGGTGCGGAAGCGAAGGCCGACGCCGAGCCCGTCGAGGGTGCCGAGGGTGCCGAGGCGAAGCCGACCAGCCTGACGAAGGCCGCTGAGGCCGACAAGAGCTGA
- a CDS encoding CoA ester lyase — translation MILTWLYAPGDRPEVVAKALLCGADAVIVDLEDSVSASRKEYARAATAELLTERPPVPVHVRVNALGSPWAGADLTALARLHGLAGLRLPKIDAPEQITRVADRTGGVALYALLESALGVERAYEIARAHPSLQGVTLGEADLRADLGVSAEAGLDWPRSRVVVAARAAGLVPPAQSVFPDIRDLEALAVSCARGRSLGFLGRAAIHPRQLPVIERAYLPGPEEVTAAEEIVTAARATPGALALPDGRFVDPAVVAAAHRTLTLSRRTPS, via the coding sequence GTGATCCTGACCTGGCTGTACGCGCCCGGGGACCGCCCGGAGGTGGTAGCGAAGGCGCTGCTCTGCGGGGCCGACGCCGTCATCGTCGACCTGGAGGACTCGGTGTCGGCCTCGCGCAAGGAGTACGCCCGCGCGGCCACCGCCGAGCTGCTCACCGAGCGGCCCCCGGTCCCCGTCCACGTCCGCGTCAACGCCCTCGGCTCCCCCTGGGCGGGCGCCGACCTGACGGCTCTGGCCCGGCTGCACGGGCTCGCCGGGCTGCGGCTGCCCAAGATCGACGCGCCGGAACAGATCACCCGGGTCGCGGACCGCACCGGAGGGGTGGCCCTGTACGCCCTGCTGGAGTCCGCGCTGGGCGTGGAGAGGGCGTACGAGATCGCCCGCGCCCACCCCTCCCTGCAAGGGGTGACCCTCGGAGAGGCGGATCTGCGTGCCGACCTCGGCGTCAGCGCGGAGGCCGGGCTCGACTGGCCGCGTTCCAGGGTCGTCGTGGCGGCCCGGGCCGCGGGACTGGTGCCCCCGGCCCAGTCGGTGTTCCCGGACATCCGGGACCTGGAGGCGCTGGCCGTCTCCTGCGCGCGCGGACGCTCGCTGGGGTTCCTCGGCCGGGCGGCGATCCACCCCCGCCAGCTCCCCGTGATCGAGCGGGCCTACCTCCCCGGGCCCGAGGAGGTCACCGCCGCCGAGGAGATCGTCACCGCCGCCCGCGCCACCCCGGGGGCCCTGGCCCTGCCCGACGGCCGCTTCGTCGACCCGGCGGTGGTGGCGGCCGCCCACCGCACCCTGACCCTGTCCCGCCGCACACCTTCTTGA
- a CDS encoding CaiB/BaiF CoA-transferase family protein: MTTTPTPTPPTTPTPGQGNGPLAGLRVLDLATLFAGPLAATLLGDFGAEVVKVEHPQRPDPSRGHGPAKDGIGLWWKLLGRNKRTMTLDLSTPGGRDTLLRLAATADVVVENFRPGTLERWGLGWPELSAANPRLILTRVTAFGQQGPYAHRPGFGTLAEAMSGFAAITGEPDGPPTLPPFGLADSIAALTTAYAVMTALAGRDRTGRGQVVDLAIIEPILTVLGPHPLWYDQLGYVQPRTGNRSTNNAPRNTYRSADGRWLAVSTSAQSIAERVMRLVGRPELIAEPWFATGSGRAAHAVVLDEAVGGWIGRHKADEVVAAFEEAEAAVARVYDVRDVMADPQFAALDTVTEVEDPELGPLRMQNVLFRLSETPGGIRWAGRPHGADTEAVLTELGLTGAEIAALRTEGAL; the protein is encoded by the coding sequence ATGACGACCACGCCCACACCCACGCCCCCGACCACACCCACCCCCGGCCAGGGCAACGGCCCCCTGGCCGGGCTGCGGGTGCTCGACCTCGCCACCCTGTTCGCCGGACCGCTGGCCGCCACCCTGCTCGGGGACTTCGGGGCCGAGGTGGTCAAGGTCGAGCACCCGCAGCGGCCCGACCCCTCCCGGGGGCACGGGCCCGCCAAGGACGGGATCGGATTGTGGTGGAAGCTGCTCGGGCGGAACAAGCGGACGATGACCCTCGACCTGTCCACGCCCGGCGGCCGGGACACCCTGCTGCGGCTGGCCGCCACCGCCGACGTGGTCGTGGAGAACTTCCGCCCCGGCACCCTGGAGCGCTGGGGGCTGGGCTGGCCCGAGCTGTCCGCCGCCAACCCCCGGCTGATCCTGACCCGCGTCACGGCCTTCGGCCAGCAGGGCCCGTACGCCCACCGCCCGGGCTTCGGCACCCTCGCCGAGGCGATGAGCGGTTTCGCCGCGATCACCGGCGAGCCGGACGGCCCGCCGACCCTGCCGCCCTTCGGGCTCGCGGACTCCATCGCCGCGCTGACCACCGCGTACGCGGTGATGACCGCGCTCGCGGGGCGCGACCGCACCGGGCGCGGGCAGGTCGTGGACCTGGCGATCATCGAGCCGATCCTCACGGTCCTCGGCCCGCACCCGCTCTGGTACGACCAGCTCGGCTACGTCCAGCCCCGCACGGGCAACCGCTCCACCAACAACGCCCCCCGCAACACCTACCGCAGTGCGGACGGCCGCTGGCTGGCGGTGTCCACCTCGGCCCAGTCCATCGCGGAGCGCGTGATGCGGCTGGTCGGCCGGCCCGAGCTGATCGCCGAGCCCTGGTTCGCGACCGGCTCCGGGCGGGCCGCGCACGCGGTCGTGCTCGACGAGGCGGTCGGCGGCTGGATCGGCCGGCACAAGGCCGACGAGGTGGTCGCCGCCTTCGAGGAGGCCGAGGCCGCCGTCGCGCGGGTCTACGACGTCCGGGACGTGATGGCCGATCCGCAGTTCGCGGCCCTCGACACGGTCACCGAGGTCGAGGACCCCGAACTCGGCCCGCTCCGGATGCAGAACGTCCTCTTCCGGCTGTCCGAGACCCCCGGCGGGATCCGCTGGGCGGGCCGTCCGCACGGCGCGGACACGGAAGCCGTCCTGACCGAGCTCGGCCTGACCGGGGCCGAGATCGCCGCTCTCCGCACGGAGGGAGCCCTGTGA
- the rbsK gene encoding ribokinase: protein MTAIAVLGSTNMDLVAYVPKAPRLGETVTGREFRTVPGGKGANQAVAAARLGGEVVMIGAVGADEFGVRLRAALASAGVETAALRTVEGASGTAHITVDDEGANSIIVIPGANARVTGLEAGDASRIGAADCLLLQLELPLEAVLAGAVAARAQGVRTILTPAPAQPLPAGLLAATDLLVPNEHEAAALTGLTDPHRAAEALLREVPEVVITLGVAGCLYAARGREPLTVAALRVRAVDTTAAGDTFVGALAVALGEGRAMPEALAWASAAAALSVQRPGAQDSMPTRPEVTRAVRGQAAPEAAS from the coding sequence ATGACGGCCATCGCCGTGCTCGGCAGTACGAACATGGACCTCGTCGCCTACGTCCCCAAGGCCCCCCGCCTCGGGGAGACCGTCACCGGACGGGAGTTCCGCACGGTCCCCGGCGGCAAGGGCGCCAACCAGGCGGTGGCCGCCGCACGCCTCGGCGGGGAGGTGGTGATGATCGGCGCGGTCGGGGCGGACGAGTTCGGCGTACGGCTGCGGGCCGCCCTCGCCTCGGCCGGGGTCGAGACCGCCGCGCTGCGCACCGTCGAGGGCGCCAGCGGCACCGCACACATCACCGTCGACGACGAGGGTGCCAACAGCATCATCGTCATCCCCGGCGCCAACGCCCGCGTCACCGGCCTCGAGGCGGGCGACGCGTCGCGGATCGGCGCCGCCGACTGCCTGCTGCTCCAGCTGGAACTCCCCCTGGAGGCCGTCCTCGCCGGCGCCGTCGCCGCCCGCGCGCAGGGTGTCCGTACGATCCTCACCCCGGCCCCCGCGCAGCCCCTGCCGGCCGGGCTGCTCGCCGCCACCGACCTGCTGGTCCCGAACGAGCACGAGGCCGCCGCCCTCACCGGGCTCACCGATCCGCACCGGGCCGCCGAGGCGCTGCTGCGCGAGGTGCCGGAGGTGGTGATCACGCTGGGTGTGGCGGGCTGCCTGTACGCGGCCCGGGGGCGCGAGCCCCTCACCGTGGCCGCCCTCCGGGTCCGGGCCGTGGACACCACCGCCGCCGGGGACACCTTCGTCGGGGCGCTCGCGGTGGCCCTCGGGGAGGGCCGGGCCATGCCCGAGGCCCTGGCCTGGGCCTCGGCCGCCGCCGCGCTGTCCGTCCAGCGGCCCGGTGCCCAGGACTCGATGCCGACCCGCCCCGAGGTCACCCGGGCCGTCCGGGGCCAGGCCGCCCCCGAGGCCGCGTCATGA